One window from the genome of Salisaeta longa DSM 21114 encodes:
- a CDS encoding glycoside hydrolase family 32 protein gives MLAALVVLLAAPAAAQRITYRPTYVEPQRPQYHFTPAINWMNDPNGLVYYNGEYHLFYQYNPYGIQWGHMSWGHAVSTDLVHWTHLPVAIPEQNGVMAFSGSAVVDHQNTSGFGTTEHPPMVAIYTGHQPTKQAQYLAYSTDRGRTWTTYEGNPVLDIGRKNFRDPNVFWYAPEQKWVMLVALPTEYKVQFYESKNLKDWTLMSTFGPQGGTGGIWECPDLFRLPVEGTNETRWVLEVDMNPGALHGGSGGQYFVGSFDGTTFTRLPTADTSTVNWVDYGKDFYAAIDWANLPDAQNRHVWIGWMNNWQYGEQIPTHPWRSAQSIPRRLALRRTDDGFRLVQYPVQELQQLRDIHRHLTDLPVPAGTHSLRDHGISGRALEIVATIDVGTAEEVGLKVRRGGTEETLVGVDVRGEQVFVDRSRSGVTDFSAHFAGRHEGPLPITDGRVTLRVFVDWSSVEVFADEGYTVITDRIFPQPQHQGVAVYAEGGDARIVSMDVWTLRSAWAVR, from the coding sequence GTGCTCGCTGCGCTTGTTGTGCTCCTGGCCGCGCCTGCAGCCGCACAGCGCATCACGTACCGGCCCACGTACGTGGAGCCGCAGCGCCCGCAGTACCACTTCACGCCGGCCATCAACTGGATGAATGACCCGAACGGGCTTGTGTACTACAACGGGGAATACCATCTTTTCTACCAGTACAATCCGTACGGCATCCAGTGGGGACACATGAGCTGGGGCCACGCCGTGAGTACGGATCTGGTGCATTGGACGCACCTGCCGGTGGCCATCCCCGAGCAGAACGGCGTCATGGCGTTTAGCGGAAGTGCGGTGGTGGATCATCAAAACACGAGCGGATTCGGCACAACAGAACATCCGCCGATGGTGGCCATCTACACCGGCCATCAGCCCACGAAGCAGGCGCAGTACCTGGCCTACAGCACCGACCGCGGCCGCACGTGGACGACCTACGAAGGCAACCCGGTGCTCGACATCGGGCGAAAGAATTTCCGTGATCCCAACGTCTTCTGGTATGCGCCCGAGCAGAAGTGGGTCATGCTTGTGGCGCTGCCGACGGAGTACAAGGTGCAGTTCTACGAATCGAAGAATTTGAAGGACTGGACCCTCATGAGCACCTTCGGGCCGCAGGGCGGCACGGGGGGCATCTGGGAATGCCCGGATCTCTTTCGGCTGCCGGTGGAAGGAACCAACGAAACGCGGTGGGTGCTGGAGGTAGACATGAATCCCGGCGCGCTGCACGGCGGCTCGGGCGGGCAGTACTTTGTGGGTTCGTTTGATGGCACGACGTTCACGCGGCTGCCCACGGCCGACACGAGCACCGTCAACTGGGTCGACTATGGGAAGGATTTTTACGCGGCCATCGACTGGGCCAACCTGCCGGATGCGCAAAACCGGCACGTGTGGATCGGCTGGATGAACAATTGGCAGTACGGCGAGCAGATTCCCACGCACCCGTGGCGCAGCGCGCAGAGCATCCCGCGGCGGCTCGCGCTGCGTCGCACCGATGACGGCTTTCGGCTCGTGCAGTATCCGGTGCAGGAGCTGCAGCAGCTGCGCGACATCCACCGGCACCTCACCGACCTTCCGGTGCCCGCGGGCACGCACAGCCTGCGCGATCACGGCATCAGCGGGCGTGCGCTCGAAATTGTAGCAACCATCGACGTAGGCACGGCCGAAGAGGTGGGGCTGAAGGTGCGCCGCGGCGGCACCGAAGAGACCCTGGTGGGCGTGGATGTGCGCGGCGAGCAGGTGTTTGTGGATCGGTCGCGCTCGGGCGTCACCGACTTCAGCGCGCACTTTGCCGGCCGCCACGAGGGACCGCTGCCCATCACCGACGGCCGCGTCACCCTGCGCGTGTTCGTGGACTGGTCATCGGTAGAGGTGTTTGCCGACGAGGGCTACACCGTCATCACCGATCGCATCTTTCCGCAACCGCAACACCAGGGCGTGGCCGTGTACGCCGAGGGCGGCGACGCGCGCATCGTGTCAATGGATGTGTGGACGCTACGTTCGGCCTGGGCTGTTCGCTGA
- a CDS encoding carbohydrate kinase family protein, with product MSTSVLCVGELLWDALPRGLFLGGAPFNVACHVHQLGTSARIASRVGDDVLGHEALRRVRARGMSDDCVQVDAAHPTGFVEVALDGGGTPAYTIRAPAAWDVIASSEALTAAARDASALVFGSLAQRHDTSRATIRGLWATGAPLVFDVNLRPPHVERAHIEASLHAAAIAKMNDEELAQMQAWFGLPSGDRAAMQALADRFHLSMVCVTRGAHGAMLWHEGRWTTHPGYRVSVADTVGAGDAFLAGLLVAYLHDRSDADLLDHAARLGAYVASQQGATPPYDGFASLPALTRNPAPDESAV from the coding sequence ATGTCAACGTCTGTGCTGTGCGTAGGGGAACTGTTGTGGGACGCGCTGCCGCGCGGCCTCTTTCTGGGCGGCGCGCCCTTCAACGTCGCGTGTCATGTGCATCAGCTGGGAACGAGCGCGCGCATCGCAAGCCGCGTGGGCGACGACGTGCTGGGGCACGAGGCGCTGCGGCGTGTGCGTGCGCGGGGGATGTCCGATGACTGCGTGCAGGTGGACGCCGCGCATCCCACCGGGTTTGTGGAGGTGGCGCTCGATGGCGGCGGCACGCCCGCGTACACGATCCGGGCCCCGGCGGCGTGGGACGTTATCGCGTCGTCGGAAGCGCTTACCGCTGCGGCGCGCGACGCCTCGGCGCTGGTGTTTGGGAGCCTGGCGCAACGCCACGACACCTCGCGGGCGACGATACGGGGGCTGTGGGCTACGGGCGCCCCGCTGGTGTTCGATGTGAACCTGCGCCCGCCGCACGTGGAGCGCGCGCACATCGAGGCGTCGTTGCACGCGGCAGCCATCGCCAAGATGAACGACGAGGAGCTCGCCCAGATGCAGGCGTGGTTCGGACTGCCGTCGGGCGACCGCGCGGCCATGCAGGCCCTCGCCGACCGCTTCCACCTGTCGATGGTATGCGTCACGCGGGGCGCGCACGGGGCGATGCTGTGGCACGAGGGCCGGTGGACGACGCATCCGGGGTATCGGGTGTCCGTCGCCGATACCGTAGGCGCGGGCGACGCTTTTCTGGCGGGCCTGCTCGTGGCGTACCTGCACGACCGCTCCGATGCCGATCTGCTCGACCACGCGGCGCGCCTGGGGGCCTACGTGGCCTCGCAGCAAGGCGCCACGCCCCCGTACGACGGGTTTGCATCGCTGCCGGCGCTCACGCGCAACCCCGCGCCTGACGAATCGGCCGTTTAA
- a CDS encoding sugar porter family MFS transporter has protein sequence MSFCLAMKNYGSVLLSTIVASLAGFLFGFDTIVISGADRPIQLLWQTSDLFHGIFIMSMALWGTVIGALLGGWPCDWYGRRRTLFWIGVLYLASALGSALAPGPYLFSAARFIGGLGVGASSVAVPIYISEITPARNRGKLVALYQFNIVFGILVAYFSNYLIGEAFGANAWRWMLGAEALPAAVYVTFVLGVPESPRWLLLRKGDEATARTLLKQLNPSHDVEQMVASIRASVSKHVPLREFFSGTFRVPITLAVLVAFFNQMSGINFVLYYAPRIFAQAGIAAGDVLSASIPIGVVNLVFTLLGMYLIDRAGRTRLMYIGSVGYIASLSGVAWAFATGAEGAVVVAFVCAFIAAHAVGQGAVIWVFISEIFPNAVRDYGMSLGSGTHWVCAAIITLVTPTVLGAFSGAQIFAFFAGMMVLQLAFVWALMPETKGRTLEELEDDLGLSVEAVEELAETSEPPAAS, from the coding sequence TTGTCTTTCTGCCTCGCCATGAAAAACTACGGTTCCGTCCTGCTCAGCACCATCGTGGCCTCGCTGGCCGGTTTTCTTTTCGGATTTGACACCATCGTGATCTCCGGGGCCGACCGGCCAATCCAGCTGCTGTGGCAAACCAGCGACCTGTTCCACGGCATCTTTATCATGTCGATGGCGCTGTGGGGCACCGTTATTGGCGCGCTGCTGGGCGGCTGGCCGTGCGACTGGTACGGGCGGCGGCGCACCCTCTTCTGGATCGGCGTGCTGTATCTGGCTTCGGCGCTCGGCTCGGCGCTCGCGCCCGGGCCGTACCTGTTCTCGGCCGCGCGGTTCATCGGCGGGCTGGGCGTGGGGGCCTCGTCCGTCGCGGTGCCCATCTACATCTCGGAGATCACGCCGGCGCGCAACCGCGGCAAGCTCGTGGCGCTCTATCAGTTCAACATCGTCTTTGGCATCCTCGTCGCGTACTTCTCCAACTACCTGATCGGCGAAGCCTTTGGGGCCAATGCATGGCGCTGGATGCTGGGGGCCGAGGCGCTACCGGCGGCCGTTTACGTTACGTTTGTGCTGGGCGTGCCCGAGAGTCCGCGTTGGCTGCTCCTGCGGAAGGGCGACGAAGCCACCGCGCGCACCCTGCTGAAGCAGCTCAACCCGTCGCACGACGTGGAGCAGATGGTTGCGTCCATTCGCGCGTCCGTATCGAAGCACGTGCCGCTGCGCGAGTTTTTCTCCGGCACCTTTCGCGTGCCCATTACGCTGGCCGTGCTGGTGGCCTTCTTCAACCAGATGTCGGGCATCAACTTCGTGTTGTACTACGCGCCGCGCATCTTTGCACAGGCCGGCATTGCCGCGGGCGACGTGTTGAGCGCCTCCATCCCGATTGGAGTGGTCAACCTCGTGTTTACGCTGTTGGGCATGTACCTCATCGACCGCGCCGGGCGCACGCGCCTCATGTACATCGGCTCGGTGGGCTACATCGCGTCGCTGAGCGGCGTGGCGTGGGCGTTTGCCACGGGCGCCGAGGGGGCGGTGGTGGTAGCGTTTGTGTGCGCGTTTATCGCGGCCCACGCGGTGGGGCAGGGCGCCGTCATCTGGGTGTTCATCTCGGAAATTTTCCCGAACGCCGTGCGCGACTACGGCATGTCGCTGGGGTCGGGGACGCACTGGGTGTGCGCGGCAATCATCACGCTCGTCACGCCAACGGTGCTGGGCGCCTTCTCCGGCGCACAAATCTTTGCCTTCTTTGCTGGCATGATGGTGCTGCAACTGGCGTTTGTGTGGGCGCTCATGCCCGAAACGAAGGGCCGCACGCTCGAAGAACTGGAGGACGACTTGGGCCTCTCGGTGGAAGCGGTGGAGGAGCTTGCCGAGACGTCCGAGCCGCCGGCGGCCTCCTGA
- a CDS encoding methylmalonyl-CoA mutase family protein — MDTSPYTPDHPVRFVTATSLFDGHDAAINIMRRILQATGVEVIHLGHNRAVQEIVDTAIQEDAQGIAVSSYQGGHMEYFTYMYDLLQERDAGHIQIFGGGGGVIVPEEIEELEAYGIAKIFSPEDGMAMGLQGMINAMVEACDYPIIEKGFAPDAYAGRDARRIARLLSRLELAHGAGEAVQTKVAAGGEAESATGGDGLPEAAAVETSASDRATAPVLGITGTGGAGKSTLTDELVRHFLNDFDDLELAILSVDPTRRRTGGALLGDRIRMNAIYGDGAADRVYMRSFATRQAHRSTSEALKEAIGVCQAAGFDLILLETAGIGQSDTEIVDLTDASLYVMTHDFGAPTQLEKIGMLDLADFVALNKFEKRGSQDALRDVRKQVQRNRLRFDEDPADMPVYPTMASHFGDPGVTRLYQALLEHFNEAFDFDRRSTLYADTIPEPDPAEVAIIPPDRQRYLGEIVEACQDYRAWAEQQVTYARKWGEAKGARAQVDDWAPEDREHLGARLDAMVDHWWAKLDARCQTILSEWDQLAADYQQDEFTYTVRGRDITVPLYKESLSGTKIPRVALPTTEDPGERLAFALLENLPGYYPFTAGVYPFKRTGEDPTRMFAGEGSPERTNRRFHLVSEGTPANRLSTAFDSVTLYGFDPDERPDIYGKVGNAGVSVCTLDDMKKLYSGFDLADRKTSVSMTINGPAPMILAMFLQTAIDQQVEKHLKDEGRWDDVDRLIDEKLGDERPSYVPYGPNGREDDLPPTHDGSGLGLLGCTGAELVEWGALDADTYARIRDETLHVVRGTVQADILKEDQAQNTCIFSTDFALRMMGDIQQSFIDHDVRNFYSVSISGYHIAEAGANPITQLAFTLANGFTYVEYYLSRGMDIDDFAPNLSFFFSNGMDPEYSVIGRVARRIWAVAMREKYGANERSQKLKYHIQTSGRSLHAKEIQFNDIRTTLQALYAIYDNCNSLHTNAYDEAITTPTEESVRRAIAIQMIINKELGTTMNENPLQGSFIFEELTDLVEEAVLHEFQRINERGGVLGAMESMYQRGKIQQESMHYEEKKHSGERPIIGVNTFTRDEDSEQPEDEQVDLMRSSDDEKQHQLRSLRAFQQRYEDKAADALDALRSTARAGGNTFDVLMDAVKYCSLGQITDAFFEVGGRYRRNM; from the coding sequence ATGGATACGTCGCCCTACACCCCCGACCATCCGGTGCGCTTCGTGACGGCTACCAGCCTGTTCGACGGCCACGATGCGGCCATCAACATCATGCGCCGCATCTTGCAGGCCACCGGGGTTGAGGTCATTCACCTGGGACACAACCGCGCGGTGCAAGAAATTGTGGACACGGCGATTCAGGAAGACGCGCAGGGCATTGCCGTGTCGAGCTACCAGGGCGGGCACATGGAGTACTTCACGTACATGTACGACCTGCTTCAGGAGCGCGACGCCGGCCACATTCAGATTTTTGGTGGCGGGGGCGGCGTGATTGTGCCCGAGGAGATTGAGGAACTGGAGGCGTACGGCATCGCCAAAATCTTCTCGCCCGAAGACGGCATGGCGATGGGCCTGCAGGGCATGATTAACGCCATGGTGGAGGCGTGCGACTATCCGATCATCGAGAAGGGCTTTGCGCCCGATGCGTACGCGGGCCGCGATGCCCGCCGCATCGCCCGCCTGCTCTCGCGCCTTGAGCTGGCCCACGGGGCCGGCGAGGCGGTGCAGACCAAAGTGGCCGCGGGCGGCGAGGCCGAATCGGCGACCGGGGGCGACGGACTGCCAGAAGCCGCCGCCGTGGAGACCTCGGCGTCCGACCGGGCGACGGCTCCGGTCCTGGGCATCACCGGCACCGGCGGCGCGGGCAAGTCGACCCTTACCGACGAGCTCGTGCGGCACTTCCTGAACGACTTTGACGACCTGGAGCTTGCGATCCTGTCGGTGGACCCGACGCGGCGCCGCACGGGGGGCGCGCTCCTCGGCGACCGCATCCGCATGAACGCGATCTACGGCGACGGCGCGGCCGACCGGGTGTACATGCGCTCGTTTGCCACGCGGCAGGCCCACCGCTCCACCAGCGAGGCCCTCAAGGAAGCCATTGGCGTGTGCCAGGCCGCGGGCTTCGATCTTATCCTCCTGGAGACCGCGGGCATCGGGCAGAGCGACACCGAGATTGTGGACCTCACCGACGCGTCGCTCTACGTGATGACGCACGACTTTGGCGCGCCGACGCAGCTCGAAAAGATCGGCATGCTCGACCTGGCCGACTTCGTGGCGCTCAACAAGTTCGAGAAGCGCGGCAGCCAAGACGCCCTGCGCGACGTGCGCAAGCAGGTGCAGCGCAACCGCCTGCGGTTCGACGAAGACCCAGCGGACATGCCCGTGTACCCAACGATGGCCTCGCACTTTGGCGATCCGGGCGTCACGCGGCTCTACCAGGCGCTGCTCGAACATTTCAACGAGGCGTTCGACTTCGACCGCCGCTCGACGCTCTACGCCGACACGATCCCTGAGCCCGATCCGGCCGAGGTCGCCATCATCCCGCCCGATCGGCAGCGCTACCTGGGCGAAATTGTGGAAGCGTGCCAGGACTACCGCGCATGGGCCGAGCAGCAAGTGACCTATGCCCGCAAATGGGGCGAGGCCAAGGGCGCCCGCGCGCAGGTTGACGACTGGGCCCCCGAAGACCGCGAGCACCTTGGCGCGCGCCTCGATGCGATGGTCGACCACTGGTGGGCCAAGCTCGACGCCCGCTGCCAAACAATCCTCTCGGAGTGGGACCAGCTGGCGGCGGACTATCAGCAGGACGAGTTTACCTACACCGTGCGCGGCCGCGACATCACCGTGCCGTTGTACAAAGAGAGCCTTAGCGGCACCAAAATTCCGCGCGTGGCGTTGCCCACCACCGAAGATCCCGGCGAGCGGTTGGCGTTTGCGTTGCTGGAGAATCTGCCGGGCTACTATCCGTTTACGGCCGGGGTGTATCCGTTTAAGCGCACCGGCGAAGATCCCACCCGCATGTTTGCCGGCGAGGGCTCGCCCGAGCGCACCAACCGGCGGTTTCACCTCGTCAGCGAAGGCACGCCCGCCAACCGCCTCTCCACCGCCTTCGACAGCGTCACGCTCTACGGCTTCGACCCCGACGAGCGGCCCGACATCTACGGGAAGGTGGGCAACGCGGGCGTCTCGGTATGCACGCTCGACGACATGAAGAAGCTCTACTCGGGCTTCGACCTGGCCGACCGCAAGACCAGCGTGTCGATGACCATCAACGGCCCGGCGCCGATGATTCTGGCGATGTTTCTGCAAACCGCCATCGACCAGCAGGTAGAGAAGCACCTGAAGGACGAAGGCCGCTGGGACGACGTGGATCGGCTCATTGACGAGAAGCTGGGCGACGAGCGGCCTTCCTACGTGCCGTACGGGCCCAACGGCCGCGAAGACGACCTGCCGCCCACGCACGACGGCAGCGGCCTGGGCCTGCTGGGCTGCACCGGCGCTGAGCTTGTAGAATGGGGCGCGCTGGACGCCGACACGTACGCGCGTATCCGCGACGAGACGCTGCATGTGGTACGCGGCACCGTGCAAGCCGACATCCTGAAGGAGGATCAGGCACAGAACACCTGCATCTTCTCAACGGATTTTGCACTGCGGATGATGGGCGACATCCAGCAGTCGTTCATCGACCACGACGTGCGCAACTTCTACTCGGTGTCCATCTCCGGGTATCACATCGCCGAGGCCGGAGCAAACCCCATCACGCAGCTTGCCTTTACGCTGGCCAACGGCTTCACGTACGTGGAGTACTACTTGAGCCGGGGCATGGACATCGACGACTTTGCGCCGAACCTGTCGTTCTTCTTCTCGAACGGCATGGACCCCGAGTACAGCGTGATTGGGCGCGTGGCGCGGCGCATTTGGGCGGTGGCCATGCGCGAGAAGTACGGCGCCAACGAGCGGAGTCAGAAGCTCAAGTACCACATCCAGACCTCGGGCCGCAGCCTGCACGCGAAGGAGATCCAGTTCAACGACATTCGCACGACGCTGCAGGCGCTCTACGCGATTTATGACAACTGCAACAGCCTGCACACCAACGCCTACGACGAGGCCATTACCACGCCCACGGAGGAGAGTGTGCGGCGGGCCATTGCCATCCAGATGATCATCAACAAGGAGCTGGGCACCACGATGAACGAGAATCCGCTGCAGGGCTCGTTTATCTTTGAGGAGCTCACGGACCTGGTGGAGGAGGCCGTGCTGCACGAATTTCAGCGCATCAACGAGCGGGGCGGCGTGCTGGGCGCCATGGAAAGCATGTACCAGCGCGGCAAGATCCAGCAGGAGTCGATGCACTACGAGGAGAAAAAGCACTCCGGCGAGCGGCCCATCATTGGCGTGAACACGTTCACGCGCGACGAAGACAGCGAGCAGCCCGAGGACGAGCAGGTCGACCTTATGCGCTCCTCCGACGACGAGAAGCAGCATCAGCTGCGCAGCCTGCGGGCGTTTCAGCAGCGGTATGAAGACAAGGCCGCCGACGCCCTCGATGCGCTCCGTAGCACCGCGCGCGCCGGGGGGAATACCTTCGACGTGCTCATGGACGCCGTGAAGTACTGCTCGCTCGGGCAAATCACCGACGCGTTTTTCGAGGTGGGCGGCCGGTATCGGCGGAATATGTAA
- a CDS encoding PIN domain-containing protein, whose translation MPYVESSPVPQIVIDTNVLVSGLRSSQGWSHRLLQRVGTGRFDINLSVPLVLEYEAVLLDMEPDLPVDEEVIQAVIDFHCRVARKHRIFYLWRPRLKDPDDGMVFELAVRANCDVIVTFNQSDFVGVEEFGIEVRTPGEFLKQIGAGPGV comes from the coding sequence ATGCCGTATGTTGAAAGCAGCCCCGTGCCGCAGATCGTCATCGATACGAATGTGCTCGTGTCTGGCCTTCGGTCGAGCCAAGGCTGGTCCCACCGCCTGTTGCAGCGGGTGGGTACCGGCCGTTTCGACATCAACCTTTCGGTGCCCCTCGTCCTTGAATATGAAGCCGTTTTGCTCGATATGGAGCCGGACCTGCCGGTTGACGAAGAGGTCATCCAGGCCGTGATTGACTTTCACTGCCGTGTGGCACGCAAGCATCGCATATTTTACCTGTGGCGACCGCGGCTGAAAGATCCGGACGACGGGATGGTGTTCGAGTTGGCCGTCCGCGCGAATTGCGATGTAATCGTCACATTCAACCAAAGCGACTTTGTCGGCGTAGAAGAATTCGGCATAGAGGTACGCACGCCGGGAGAATTTCTGAAACAAATTGGAGCCGGTCCGGGGGTTTAG
- a CDS encoding CopG family transcriptional regulator — protein MSTINVTLPNSLERQLRELAEQEGISADQFIATAVAEKMSALMTEEYLERRGRRGSREKYEAALSRVPDIEPDERDRIE, from the coding sequence ATGAGCACGATCAATGTTACCCTTCCGAACTCGCTGGAGCGCCAACTGCGGGAGCTCGCCGAGCAAGAAGGCATTTCGGCCGATCAGTTCATCGCCACGGCGGTTGCCGAAAAGATGTCGGCACTTATGACAGAGGAATACCTTGAACGACGAGGGCGTCGTGGCAGCCGGGAGAAGTACGAGGCGGCGCTGTCGCGCGTCCCGGATATCGAGCCGGACGAGCGGGATCGTATCGAGTAG
- a CDS encoding ribbon-helix-helix domain-containing protein: MIRTQIYLMEKERAALQRLAAERGASQSALIREAVDLYLDDRSHEERLAKLRAARGMWNDRANVHATFRAIRESMDRNVQGPSGKDHPASDG, translated from the coding sequence ATGATTCGCACACAGATTTATCTCATGGAAAAGGAGCGGGCGGCGCTGCAGCGGTTGGCGGCAGAGCGTGGTGCGTCGCAGAGTGCGCTAATACGCGAGGCGGTCGATCTGTATCTTGACGACCGTTCGCACGAAGAGCGATTAGCAAAGTTAAGAGCCGCTCGCGGGATGTGGAACGACCGCGCGAATGTCCACGCGACGTTTCGGGCCATTCGTGAGAGCATGGACCGTAATGTGCAGGGCCCGTCTGGCAAAGACCATCCTGCTTCCGATGGCTGA
- a CDS encoding PIN domain-containing protein — translation MAERPLFDTSVLVDYLRGRDDAIPYIESRTGPLLLPTVVVAELYAGVRDGKREALATTLRAFDIYPVTASIAKRGGLFKRDY, via the coding sequence ATGGCTGAACGCCCACTGTTCGATACCTCGGTTCTGGTCGATTATCTGCGGGGCAGAGACGATGCCATTCCATACATCGAGAGCCGTACGGGCCCCCTGCTGCTACCGACGGTTGTCGTCGCGGAATTGTATGCGGGCGTACGAGACGGTAAGCGCGAAGCGTTGGCAACGACGCTCCGTGCTTTTGACATCTACCCCGTCACCGCGTCCATCGCGAAACGCGGCGGGCTGTTCAAGCGGGACTATTAG
- a CDS encoding DUF5655 domain-containing protein, whose translation MPIFQIEDQTLFTISQDTFDREKELQTLIEKNLGPVFNCRFVASEFSTGAVHAGRIDTLALSEENHPVIIEYKKVKSSELINQSLFYLHWLQDHQGDFEIAVQHAIGPDVEVDWADIRVICIAPNYKRYDIHAVQVMGANIELWKYRLFENSTLYLEEVYQASVASSPSMRHDGKNPVMVEAGKKAAITRATATYTFDEHLEGKPEEIQDLTLAVQEFVVNLDPSIEEVPKKHYIAYKGSQNIICVQVQKRRVLLHLKLEPKTLGQLPDTARDVTDIGHYGTGDLELSVSTEEELAVAKPFIEKAYQKVGG comes from the coding sequence ATGCCCATATTTCAAATCGAAGACCAAACGCTCTTCACAATCTCGCAGGATACCTTCGATCGCGAGAAAGAGCTTCAGACGCTGATTGAGAAGAATTTGGGACCGGTTTTTAATTGCCGGTTCGTGGCTTCGGAGTTCTCAACGGGTGCGGTTCATGCGGGTCGCATCGACACGCTCGCGCTCTCCGAAGAGAATCATCCGGTGATTATCGAGTACAAGAAGGTCAAATCCTCGGAGCTGATCAACCAGAGTTTATTTTACCTGCACTGGCTTCAGGATCATCAAGGCGATTTCGAGATTGCCGTGCAGCACGCAATCGGACCAGATGTAGAAGTGGATTGGGCCGATATACGCGTCATCTGCATTGCGCCCAACTACAAGCGATATGACATTCACGCCGTGCAGGTGATGGGAGCAAATATCGAGCTTTGGAAGTATCGCTTGTTCGAGAACTCGACCCTATACCTGGAAGAAGTCTATCAGGCATCAGTTGCCTCATCGCCATCAATGCGCCATGACGGCAAAAATCCTGTCATGGTGGAGGCAGGCAAGAAAGCAGCCATCACCCGTGCAACGGCAACTTACACATTTGACGAACATCTAGAGGGTAAACCGGAGGAAATCCAGGATCTTACGTTGGCTGTCCAAGAGTTTGTTGTAAATCTCGATCCGTCCATCGAAGAGGTACCAAAAAAGCATTACATTGCTTATAAGGGATCGCAAAACATAATATGCGTTCAGGTGCAAAAACGGCGGGTTCTGCTTCACTTAAAACTTGAACCTAAGACGCTGGGTCAACTGCCTGATACAGCGCGGGATGTCACTGATATTGGGCATTACGGCACCGGAGACCTTGAATTGTCCGTCAGCACGGAAGAAGAGCTTGCAGTAGCTAAGCCCTTTATCGAAAAGGCATATCAAAAAGTTGGTGGATAG